Proteins from a genomic interval of Diaphorobacter sp. HDW4A:
- a CDS encoding SMP-30/gluconolactonase/LRE family protein — protein sequence MKVLAKNLRFPEGPVALSDGSICFVEIAAGRVSRVHPDGRVSLVASTGGGPNGLAAGPDGALYVCNNGGFIVKDVNGECHVVHGELPADYRTGSIQRIDLETGKVSTLYTHCNDVPLTAPNDLVFDAEGGFYFTDFGKIRKRQREVGSIYYAKPDGSSIVEVAHPVANPNGIGLSPDQRTLYVAETETSRLWAYPIIRPGKVSHEGFPSPNGGHLVCGLPGYQRFDSLAVQADGNICVATLIAGAITVISPEGKVLHQVKMPEPYSTNICFGGKDRKMAYVTLSWSGQLIELEWPDAGLELNFNI from the coding sequence TTGAAAGTTCTGGCAAAAAACCTGCGATTCCCTGAAGGTCCGGTTGCACTCAGCGACGGTTCCATCTGCTTTGTCGAAATCGCCGCAGGCCGCGTTTCGCGGGTGCATCCTGATGGCCGCGTGAGCCTGGTGGCCAGCACTGGTGGCGGGCCCAATGGCCTCGCGGCGGGCCCGGATGGCGCGCTCTATGTCTGCAACAACGGTGGTTTCATCGTCAAGGACGTGAATGGCGAGTGCCATGTCGTCCATGGTGAACTGCCAGCCGACTACAGAACCGGATCCATTCAGCGGATCGACCTTGAAACCGGCAAAGTGAGCACGCTCTACACGCACTGCAATGACGTGCCGCTGACCGCACCCAATGATCTGGTGTTCGATGCGGAAGGAGGCTTCTACTTCACCGACTTCGGCAAGATCCGCAAGCGCCAGCGCGAAGTGGGCAGCATCTACTACGCAAAGCCTGATGGCAGTTCCATCGTGGAAGTAGCACATCCGGTAGCCAATCCTAACGGCATCGGCCTGTCGCCGGATCAGCGCACGCTCTATGTCGCGGAGACAGAGACTTCGCGCCTCTGGGCCTATCCCATCATCCGGCCCGGCAAGGTGTCGCACGAGGGCTTTCCATCACCCAACGGTGGCCATCTTGTCTGCGGACTGCCGGGTTATCAGCGTTTTGACAGTCTCGCCGTTCAGGCGGACGGCAATATCTGCGTGGCTACGCTCATCGCCGGAGCGATCACGGTGATTTCGCCGGAAGGAAAAGTCCTGCACCAAGTGAAGATGCCGGAGCCCTACTCCACCAACATCTGCTTTGGCGGCAAGGATCGCAAGATGGCCTATGTCACCCTGTCCTGGAGCGGACAGCTCATTGAGTTGGAATGGCCAGATGCAGGATTGGAGTTGAATTTCAACATCTGA